A window of the Nocardia sp. NBC_01329 genome harbors these coding sequences:
- a CDS encoding sodium:solute symporter family protein, whose protein sequence is MSQHELSHEVVSLFAEGEVLRLDAQPVDYAIVALYFVFVIGIGLLARQRVSSSMDFFLSGRSLPAWVTGLAFISANLGAVEIMGMSANGAEYGFPAFHYFWIGAVPAMLFLGVVMMPFYYGSKVRSVPEFMRRRFGTGAHLVNALSFAVAQVLIAGVNLYLLGTIVNVLLGWPLWVSVVVAAVIVLSYITLGGLSAAIYNEVLQFFVIVAALLPLTLIGLHRVGGWSGLQDRVAASPGGAEQLDSWPGNALSGFANDFLSILGIVFGLGFVLSFGYWTTNFVEVQRALATHSIAAARRTPIIGAFPKIFIPLIVIIPGMISAVLVPQMAQYKAAVTANPDVDSDVTYNQALLYLMKDVLPNGLLGVGLAGLLAAFMAGMAANVSAFNTVFSIDLWQQYVVKDKSDGYYLRVGRLATVGATIAAIFTAFIAGGFSNIMDYLQTLFSFFNAPLFATFILGMFWKRMTPTAGWTGLVSGTAVAVFIFVLNETEVISLSGQGASFVAAGAAFVLDILVSVAVTLVTAPKPASELVGLVYSETPRELRTDPEAATLPWYQRPVLLAGIALVLVIILNIVTG, encoded by the coding sequence ATGTCGCAGCACGAGCTATCCCACGAGGTCGTTTCATTGTTCGCGGAAGGCGAGGTGCTGCGGCTCGACGCCCAGCCGGTCGACTACGCGATCGTCGCCCTCTATTTCGTCTTCGTTATCGGTATCGGCCTGCTGGCCCGGCAACGGGTCTCGTCGAGTATGGACTTCTTCCTGTCCGGGCGATCCCTACCGGCCTGGGTCACCGGCCTCGCGTTCATCTCCGCCAACCTCGGTGCGGTCGAGATCATGGGGATGTCGGCCAACGGCGCCGAATACGGTTTCCCAGCGTTCCATTACTTCTGGATCGGCGCGGTCCCGGCCATGTTGTTCCTGGGCGTAGTGATGATGCCGTTCTACTACGGGTCGAAGGTACGCAGTGTCCCGGAGTTCATGCGGCGCCGTTTCGGCACCGGTGCGCACCTGGTGAACGCGCTCAGTTTCGCGGTCGCCCAGGTACTCATCGCCGGTGTCAACCTCTACCTGCTCGGTACCATCGTCAATGTTCTACTGGGCTGGCCGCTGTGGGTTTCGGTCGTCGTGGCCGCGGTGATCGTACTGTCCTACATCACGCTCGGCGGGCTCTCGGCGGCGATCTACAACGAAGTTCTCCAGTTCTTCGTCATCGTGGCCGCTCTGCTCCCGCTGACCCTGATCGGCCTGCACCGCGTCGGCGGCTGGTCCGGACTACAGGACCGGGTCGCCGCCTCACCCGGCGGCGCCGAACAGCTGGACTCCTGGCCGGGTAACGCGCTGTCGGGTTTCGCGAACGATTTCCTGTCGATCCTGGGCATCGTCTTCGGCCTCGGATTCGTGCTCTCGTTCGGCTACTGGACCACGAACTTCGTCGAAGTGCAGCGCGCCCTGGCGACCCATTCCATTGCCGCCGCGCGGCGCACCCCGATCATCGGCGCGTTCCCGAAGATCTTCATCCCGTTGATCGTGATCATCCCGGGCATGATCAGCGCGGTCCTGGTCCCGCAGATGGCCCAGTACAAGGCAGCCGTCACCGCGAACCCGGACGTCGACAGCGATGTCACGTACAACCAGGCGCTGCTCTACCTGATGAAGGATGTGCTTCCCAACGGCCTGCTCGGCGTGGGCCTGGCCGGGCTGCTGGCCGCGTTCATGGCCGGTATGGCCGCGAACGTCTCGGCGTTCAACACGGTGTTCAGCATCGACCTGTGGCAGCAGTACGTGGTCAAGGACAAATCCGACGGCTACTACCTGCGGGTCGGGCGGCTGGCCACGGTGGGCGCCACCATCGCCGCCATCTTCACCGCGTTCATCGCCGGCGGGTTCAGCAACATCATGGACTACCTGCAGACGCTGTTCAGCTTCTTCAACGCACCCCTGTTCGCCACCTTCATCCTGGGTATGTTCTGGAAACGGATGACGCCGACGGCCGGCTGGACCGGGCTGGTGTCGGGCACCGCGGTAGCGGTCTTCATCTTCGTACTGAACGAGACGGAGGTGATCTCGCTGTCGGGCCAGGGTGCCAGTTTCGTCGCCGCCGGGGCGGCCTTCGTCCTGGATATCCTGGTCAGCGTGGCCGTGACCTTGGTGACAGCGCCGAAACCGGCGTCCGAGCTGGTCGGCCTGGTGTATTCGGAGACACCGCGCGAACTGCGTACCGATCCGGAGGCCGCCACTCTGCCCTGGTATCAGCGCCCCGTGCTGCTGGCGGGTATCGCGCTGGTACTCGTGATCATCCTCAATATCGTCACCGGATAG
- a CDS encoding L,D-transpeptidase produces MAVLTGIAVAALAPTAPALAEPLWPNGPNVPGAPAIIPTQAPCSPAARACLRLSSNEVWLMDDGKVTYGPTAMSHGMQGYETPPGVFHVAFKKPYHWSTMHNAPMHYAVFFNGDIAFHIGPVEHKSHGCIRLTEPGAVAVFHYLNPGDVVEVVP; encoded by the coding sequence ATGGCTGTTCTCACCGGTATCGCGGTGGCCGCGCTGGCGCCCACGGCGCCCGCGCTGGCCGAACCGTTGTGGCCGAACGGGCCGAATGTGCCCGGTGCGCCGGCCATCATCCCGACCCAGGCACCGTGCTCCCCGGCGGCCCGGGCTTGCCTGCGCCTGTCCAGTAACGAGGTGTGGTTGATGGACGACGGCAAGGTCACCTATGGGCCGACGGCGATGTCTCACGGGATGCAGGGGTACGAGACCCCGCCCGGGGTCTTCCACGTCGCGTTCAAAAAGCCGTACCACTGGAGCACGATGCACAACGCCCCGATGCACTACGCGGTCTTCTTCAACGGTGATATCGCGTTCCACATCGGGCCGGTAGAGCACAAATCGCACGGGTGTATCCGGCTGACCGAGCCCGGCGCCGTCGCGGTCTTCCACTATCTGAACCCGGGTGACGTGGTCGAGGTCGTGCCCTGA
- a CDS encoding alpha/beta hydrolase: MSLRDNPAPAAAAEPATVTFRSGDEDCHAWYFPAVSEDLEGPAGRPVAVMAHGFGGTKDSGLEPFARAYAAAGIDVLAFDFRYFGASGGRPRQRVRMAEQLADYRAAVLAAARLPGVDPRRVVLWGVSLSGGHVFAAGAAASATAPHSAEVQAALAAIVSVTPLVDGRAAGVLAVRENGLAGVLRGTLGAARARLAGATGGSGLIPLVGRPGEVAALTMDGYYDSYQALAGTTWRNEIDPSVLMQLPGYRPARAAATLNLPVLAQIADFDRGAPPYAAAKAAFAARAEVRHYPCDHFGIWPGNPFFDAAVAHQLLFLRRHLAVGESGGTRAPAESR; the protein is encoded by the coding sequence ATGAGTCTGCGCGACAACCCGGCCCCGGCCGCCGCGGCCGAGCCTGCCACCGTGACCTTCCGCTCCGGCGACGAGGACTGCCATGCCTGGTATTTCCCGGCTGTGAGCGAGGACCTCGAAGGACCGGCCGGTCGTCCGGTGGCGGTCATGGCGCACGGTTTCGGCGGGACCAAGGACTCCGGCCTGGAACCGTTCGCACGCGCCTACGCCGCGGCCGGGATCGACGTCCTGGCCTTCGACTTCCGGTATTTCGGCGCGAGCGGGGGCCGGCCACGGCAACGGGTGCGGATGGCCGAGCAGCTGGCCGACTACCGAGCAGCTGTCCTGGCCGCTGCCCGGCTGCCCGGGGTGGACCCGCGCCGAGTGGTGCTGTGGGGGGTTTCGCTCTCCGGCGGTCACGTCTTCGCCGCCGGTGCGGCCGCGAGCGCGACCGCGCCGCACTCGGCCGAAGTCCAGGCCGCTCTCGCGGCGATCGTCTCGGTGACTCCGCTGGTCGACGGCCGGGCGGCCGGCGTCCTGGCTGTGCGGGAGAACGGTCTCGCCGGTGTACTGCGCGGAACGCTCGGCGCCGCCCGGGCCCGGTTGGCCGGCGCGACCGGCGGTTCCGGGCTCATCCCGCTCGTCGGACGGCCGGGTGAGGTCGCCGCGCTGACGATGGACGGCTATTACGACTCCTACCAAGCACTGGCGGGCACCACCTGGCGCAACGAGATCGATCCGAGCGTACTGATGCAGCTCCCCGGCTACCGGCCCGCCCGCGCCGCTGCCACGCTGAACCTGCCCGTCCTGGCGCAGATCGCCGATTTCGATCGCGGTGCGCCGCCCTATGCCGCAGCCAAGGCGGCCTTCGCGGCCAGGGCCGAGGTGCGTCACTACCCCTGCGATCATTTCGGTATCTGGCCGGGTAATCCGTTCTTCGACGCCGCCGTGGCACATCAGCTGCTGTTCCTGCGCCGGCATCTCGCGGTGGGCGAATCCGGTGGTACACGAGCTCCGGCCGAGAGCCGGTGA
- a CDS encoding TetR/AcrR family transcriptional regulator — protein sequence MTTRPRTDRRAPQRGDQRRSALLAALDELLRDNDGQLEPINIAEISRRAGLTRSAFYFYFENKAAAVAAALEQTYEEVFAVNDILVGSGAPAERIERTIRGLIEFWDRNRHLYSAVLAARSASPGVRDLWETDRQAFIPSIAAMIESERAAGRAPAGGDATTVADVLLLLNERLLERLTLAAELDRERYIESVVTVWLRSIYGTDPDPAAPTTARKYS from the coding sequence ATGACCACCCGGCCACGTACCGACCGCCGGGCTCCGCAGCGTGGCGACCAGCGGCGCAGTGCGCTACTGGCGGCGCTGGACGAGCTGCTCCGCGATAACGACGGTCAGCTCGAACCCATCAATATCGCCGAGATCTCCCGGCGCGCGGGGCTGACCCGATCCGCCTTCTACTTCTACTTCGAGAACAAGGCCGCGGCCGTGGCAGCAGCGTTGGAGCAGACCTACGAGGAAGTCTTCGCGGTCAACGACATCCTCGTGGGAAGCGGGGCGCCGGCCGAACGTATCGAGCGGACGATTCGCGGTCTCATCGAGTTCTGGGACCGCAATCGCCATCTCTACAGCGCGGTACTGGCCGCGCGCAGCGCCTCGCCGGGAGTGCGCGATCTGTGGGAAACCGATCGCCAGGCCTTCATTCCCTCCATCGCCGCCATGATCGAATCCGAACGTGCCGCCGGTCGCGCTCCGGCCGGTGGCGACGCCACCACCGTCGCCGATGTGCTGCTCCTGCTCAACGAGCGACTCCTCGAGCGGCTGACCCTCGCCGCCGAACTGGACCGCGAACGCTATATCGAATCAGTGGTCACCGTCTGGCTGCGGTCGATCTACGGCACCGATCCCGACCCCGCCGCACCCACCACCGCGAGGAAATATTCATGA
- a CDS encoding flavin-containing monooxygenase gives MSQPTVAVIGAGISGLTAGKMLSDYGIPYTCFEASDRIGGNWAFGNPNGHSSAYRSLHIDTSKYQLSFRDYPMPESYPDFPHHSLIKEYLEGYAAAFDLKRAIEFGNAVEHARPAADGGWDIETQAGENRRFDLLVVANGHHWDPRFPNFPGEFTGEAIHSHAYIDPRTPLDLHGKRILIVGIGNSAADIAVELSSRSTDNDVWLSTRSSAWVVPKYFAGTPADRYFRTVPYVPLSWQRKITQIFTPFVSGDPVKYGLPAPNHKFFEAHPTQSVELPLRLGSGDIVAKPDVSRLDGATVHFADGTAKDFDAIIYCTGYNITFPFFDPEFLSAPDNRISLYKRIFAPGIGGLAFVGFAQSFPTLFPFVECQARLVAAYAAGHYRPPPAETMHRIIAADQQRFTGHVVDRPRHTQQLDYWVYERDLRLAEIPAGLRRARAQGPVPLGRAG, from the coding sequence ATGTCGCAGCCCACCGTCGCCGTGATCGGAGCCGGTATCAGCGGCTTGACAGCCGGAAAGATGCTGAGCGACTACGGCATTCCCTACACCTGTTTCGAAGCCTCCGACCGCATCGGCGGCAACTGGGCGTTCGGCAATCCGAACGGACATTCGAGTGCCTACCGCTCACTGCATATCGACACCTCGAAGTACCAGCTCTCCTTCCGCGACTACCCGATGCCGGAGTCCTACCCCGACTTTCCGCATCACAGCCTCATCAAGGAGTACCTGGAGGGCTACGCCGCGGCCTTCGACCTGAAACGGGCCATCGAATTCGGCAACGCGGTCGAGCACGCCCGACCGGCGGCGGACGGCGGCTGGGATATCGAGACACAGGCCGGTGAGAATCGCCGATTCGATCTGCTCGTCGTGGCCAACGGGCACCATTGGGACCCTCGTTTCCCGAACTTCCCCGGGGAGTTCACCGGGGAAGCCATCCACTCCCACGCTTATATCGATCCGCGAACGCCCCTGGATCTCCACGGCAAACGTATCCTGATCGTCGGAATCGGCAACAGTGCCGCCGATATCGCCGTCGAACTGTCCTCGCGCAGTACGGACAACGATGTCTGGCTGTCGACCCGGTCGAGCGCGTGGGTGGTGCCGAAGTATTTCGCGGGCACCCCGGCCGATCGCTATTTCCGCACCGTGCCCTATGTGCCGCTGTCCTGGCAGCGCAAGATCACCCAGATCTTCACTCCATTCGTCTCGGGTGATCCGGTGAAGTACGGATTGCCCGCGCCGAACCATAAATTCTTCGAGGCCCACCCCACCCAGTCGGTGGAACTGCCGCTGCGGCTCGGTTCCGGGGATATCGTCGCCAAACCCGATGTGAGCCGGTTGGACGGCGCCACAGTGCATTTCGCGGACGGAACGGCGAAGGATTTCGACGCCATCATCTACTGCACGGGCTACAACATCACCTTCCCGTTCTTCGATCCGGAGTTCCTCAGCGCCCCGGACAATCGGATCTCGCTGTACAAACGCATTTTCGCCCCGGGAATCGGCGGCCTCGCCTTCGTAGGATTCGCGCAGTCGTTCCCCACCCTGTTCCCGTTCGTCGAATGCCAGGCCCGCCTGGTGGCCGCGTACGCGGCCGGGCACTACCGCCCGCCCCCGGCGGAGACGATGCACCGGATAATCGCCGCCGATCAGCAGCGGTTCACCGGCCATGTGGTGGATCGTCCCCGGCACACCCAGCAATTGGATTACTGGGTCTACGAACGCGATCTGCGACTCGCCGAGATACCGGCTGGGCTGCGCCGGGCCCGCGCACAGGGGCCGGTCCCGCTGGGACGGGCCGGATGA
- a CDS encoding NAD(P)-dependent alcohol dehydrogenase, with product MRALQLTEPGTLEIREVPTPEPGPGELLIRVGASGLCHSDLHVLHLPFKLRDEPLTLGHEIAGTVAAVGEQVGERTVGERGIIYLCWSCGHCPECASGNENVCRAAGRAAMPPCPGLGPDGGMAEYIAVPANSFVPIGDLDFVAAAPLADAALTSYHAIRGARDQLYPGATAVVIGAGGLGHVGIQILRAITPVRVIAVDTDPAKLELAAECGAHEGVMAGVDTAARILAMTDGRGAEAVFDFVGVDTTAKLSVESVGPNGAYRMIGLGDGNPGITAGPAGGPGLPWGATVRKSYGGTKRDLIDSIALAREGRITARTQQFALEEGAHAYELLEQGRIRGRAVLVP from the coding sequence ATGAGAGCGCTGCAACTCACCGAACCCGGCACCCTGGAGATACGCGAGGTACCGACTCCGGAACCGGGTCCCGGTGAACTGCTCATCCGGGTCGGCGCCTCCGGTCTCTGCCATTCCGATCTGCATGTGCTCCATCTCCCGTTCAAGCTCCGCGACGAGCCGCTGACCCTCGGCCACGAGATCGCGGGCACCGTCGCCGCCGTGGGCGAGCAGGTCGGCGAACGCACGGTCGGCGAACGCGGGATCATCTATCTGTGCTGGTCGTGTGGACACTGCCCCGAATGCGCGAGTGGCAACGAGAATGTGTGCCGCGCGGCCGGACGGGCCGCCATGCCACCCTGTCCAGGCCTCGGCCCCGACGGCGGAATGGCCGAGTACATCGCCGTCCCGGCGAATTCGTTCGTCCCCATCGGTGATCTGGATTTCGTGGCCGCCGCACCCCTGGCCGATGCCGCGCTGACCAGTTATCACGCCATCCGCGGCGCCCGCGATCAGCTCTACCCCGGAGCGACCGCCGTGGTGATCGGGGCCGGCGGGCTCGGCCACGTCGGCATCCAGATCCTGCGCGCGATCACCCCGGTGCGGGTGATCGCGGTGGATACCGATCCGGCCAAACTCGAATTGGCGGCGGAATGCGGCGCGCACGAGGGGGTGATGGCGGGCGTGGATACCGCGGCCCGGATCCTGGCCATGACCGACGGCCGGGGTGCGGAGGCGGTTTTCGATTTCGTCGGCGTGGACACCACTGCGAAGCTTTCGGTCGAGTCGGTCGGACCGAACGGGGCCTACCGGATGATCGGGCTGGGCGACGGGAATCCGGGCATCACCGCGGGCCCGGCGGGCGGGCCCGGCCTGCCGTGGGGTGCGACAGTGCGCAAATCCTACGGCGGCACCAAACGCGATCTCATCGACAGTATCGCGCTGGCCCGCGAGGGCCGGATCACCGCGCGTACCCAGCAGTTCGCCCTGGAGGAGGGCGCACACGCCTACGAACTACTCGAGCAGGGCAGAATCCGGGGCCGCGCGGTCCTGGTGCCCTGA
- a CDS encoding nuclear transport factor 2 family protein: MDLQALELLRVLKYRYFRTLDLKQWDDFAATLDPEIEARYGTHAMGEALTLDGRDAVVGFMRENMGPGIVTTHVANHPEITLDGDTATGSWLFEDTVLATDFGVLIRGAGYYTDRYRRGADGIWRIHATSYVRIYESSQSLADTPSHTLLSNMWAPGKS; this comes from the coding sequence ATGGATCTGCAGGCACTCGAGCTACTCCGCGTCCTCAAATACCGGTACTTCCGCACCCTGGATCTGAAGCAGTGGGACGATTTCGCCGCCACGCTGGACCCGGAGATCGAAGCCCGCTACGGCACACACGCCATGGGTGAGGCGCTCACCCTCGACGGTCGCGACGCGGTCGTCGGGTTCATGCGCGAGAACATGGGCCCCGGCATCGTGACCACCCATGTGGCCAACCATCCGGAGATCACCCTCGACGGCGATACCGCCACGGGCAGCTGGCTGTTCGAGGACACCGTGCTCGCGACCGATTTCGGCGTGCTCATCCGGGGTGCCGGGTACTACACCGATCGCTATCGTCGCGGCGCCGACGGGATCTGGCGTATCCACGCCACCTCCTACGTGCGGATCTACGAATCCTCGCAGTCGCTGGCCGATACCCCGAGCCATACGCTGCTCAGCAATATGTGGGCGCCCGGTAAGAGCTGA
- a CDS encoding mycothiol transferase, producing the protein MNSAEILTDAFDRIRGVVHDTVDGLDEDALKHRLDPGANTIAWLVWHLTRVQDEHLAELRATESLWTGRGWYERFDLPIDRNATGYGDTPADVALISAPPELLTGYHDAVHTRTVRFLGALHDRDLDAIVDTNWDPPVTMGVRLVSVIADDLQHAGQAAFIRGALTRAPAGRTGTAIVR; encoded by the coding sequence ATGAACAGTGCCGAGATTCTCACCGACGCCTTCGATCGGATCCGCGGAGTCGTCCACGACACGGTGGACGGACTCGACGAGGACGCCCTGAAGCACCGCCTCGATCCGGGCGCCAACACCATCGCCTGGCTGGTGTGGCATCTCACCCGGGTGCAGGACGAACATCTGGCCGAACTCCGGGCCACCGAATCACTGTGGACAGGTCGTGGCTGGTACGAACGCTTCGACCTGCCGATCGACCGGAACGCCACCGGTTACGGCGATACCCCTGCCGATGTGGCACTGATCAGCGCCCCACCCGAACTGCTCACCGGCTACCACGACGCCGTGCACACGCGGACAGTCCGATTCCTGGGTGCCCTACACGACCGGGATCTCGACGCGATCGTCGATACGAACTGGGATCCGCCCGTCACCATGGGCGTACGGCTGGTCAGCGTGATAGCCGACGACCTCCAGCACGCGGGGCAGGCCGCTTTCATCCGCGGCGCCCTCACCCGGGCTCCGGCCGGGCGTACGGGCACGGCGATCGTGCGCTGA
- a CDS encoding SigB/SigF/SigG family RNA polymerase sigma factor, with the protein MADEGPRADPGPSRRHRGNDSYDNIEPLFGKLAALLEGDPARIDLRGEIMRRCLPLAEHIARKFSGRGENYDDLLQVARLGLVNAVDRFDVSRGSLFLPFAVPTIMGEVRRHFRDNTWSVRVPRRVKELQLNLGSTIEILSQRLGRVPRAKEIAAELEIDVVEVTQALIAGNAYQASSLDAPSAGEDSESSALPLVESLGAEEPSYGWLEDYLAIEPLLGELSDRERQVLRLRFFESRTQSQIAEELGVSQMHISRILSRTLGWLRDQAMRD; encoded by the coding sequence ATGGCGGATGAAGGACCCCGGGCCGACCCCGGACCTTCGCGTCGCCATCGCGGCAACGACAGTTACGACAATATCGAGCCGTTGTTCGGCAAACTGGCTGCCCTTCTCGAGGGCGATCCGGCCCGCATCGACCTGCGCGGTGAGATCATGCGGCGGTGCCTGCCGCTGGCCGAGCACATCGCGCGCAAGTTCTCCGGTCGCGGTGAGAATTACGACGATCTCCTGCAGGTGGCCCGGCTGGGGCTGGTCAACGCCGTGGACCGGTTCGACGTCTCGCGTGGTTCGTTGTTCCTCCCCTTCGCCGTTCCCACCATCATGGGTGAGGTCCGCCGCCATTTCCGGGACAACACCTGGTCGGTCCGGGTGCCGCGGCGGGTCAAGGAACTACAGCTGAACCTGGGGTCCACCATCGAGATCTTGTCGCAACGGCTGGGGCGGGTGCCGCGCGCCAAGGAGATCGCCGCGGAACTCGAGATCGACGTGGTGGAGGTGACGCAAGCGCTCATCGCCGGTAACGCGTATCAGGCGTCCTCGCTGGATGCGCCTTCGGCCGGGGAGGACAGCGAGAGTTCGGCGTTGCCGCTGGTGGAATCGCTGGGCGCCGAGGAGCCGTCCTACGGTTGGCTCGAGGATTATCTGGCGATCGAACCGTTGCTGGGCGAGTTGTCCGACCGTGAGCGTCAGGTTCTGCGGCTGCGGTTCTTCGAATCCCGCACGCAATCACAGATCGCCGAGGAGCTCGGAGTCTCGCAGATGCACATCTCGCGGATACTGTCGCGCACGCTCGGCTGGCTCCGCGATCAGGCGATGCGCGACTGA
- a CDS encoding ATP-binding protein: protein MAESVSDSVYTTSADMTVGVRIPARQEQLVMLRALAETVSLIADFGLDEVTDIRLALDEVATSLIASAVPDSSLTCDFDYDEHRMTVRVTSISEVDSLRDQEGFGWHIVRTLTRSVSVVQHPYDVASGGYPTDVEFSWFRGGADGG, encoded by the coding sequence ATGGCGGAGAGTGTCTCCGATTCCGTGTATACGACGTCGGCGGATATGACCGTGGGCGTGCGGATCCCGGCCCGGCAGGAGCAGTTGGTGATGCTGCGGGCGCTGGCCGAGACCGTATCGCTGATCGCCGACTTCGGTCTGGACGAAGTGACCGATATCCGGCTCGCGCTCGACGAAGTGGCTACGTCTCTTATTGCCTCCGCTGTTCCCGATTCGAGTCTGACCTGCGACTTCGATTACGACGAACATCGCATGACAGTGCGCGTAACCTCGATCTCGGAGGTCGATTCGCTCCGGGACCAGGAGGGCTTCGGCTGGCATATCGTACGGACGCTGACCCGCTCGGTCAGCGTGGTGCAGCACCCCTACGACGTGGCGAGCGGTGGTTACCCGACCGATGTCGAGTTCAGCTGGTTCCGAGGAGGCGCCGATGGCGGATGA
- a CDS encoding STAS domain-containing protein, translating to MTAVLYQVDQHRRRDSRQQAAARVWSRRSTEYPDCVIARVEGELDAVLHDDLCTVLGRHRELLCRVVVLDLRATTFMSIRAAAVLADAKADAWQAGVELRVVSGRKEVERALEVAGVRPQFRYFPTLRSALMS from the coding sequence GTGACCGCCGTTTTGTACCAGGTCGATCAACACCGCCGCCGCGACTCACGGCAACAGGCCGCTGCTCGCGTGTGGTCACGCCGCAGTACCGAGTACCCCGACTGCGTGATCGCACGGGTGGAAGGCGAATTGGACGCGGTACTGCACGACGATCTGTGTACCGTGCTCGGCCGGCACCGCGAGCTGCTGTGCCGGGTGGTGGTGCTGGATCTGCGTGCCACCACGTTCATGAGCATTCGAGCAGCCGCTGTTCTCGCCGACGCCAAGGCCGATGCCTGGCAGGCCGGGGTCGAGTTGCGGGTGGTCAGTGGGCGCAAGGAAGTGGAACGGGCGCTCGAGGTCGCCGGGGTGCGGCCGCAGTTCCGATACTTTCCGACCTTGCGGTCCGCGCTGATGAGCTGA
- a CDS encoding iron-containing redox enzyme family protein — protein MVDTLSPSEGAVRALPLPLPRGPLSAALTELLRNAPGRPVPEVSGDLDPYGDDFQLTLHTCYELHYQGFRDVAPDWEWDPGLLGLRAELEHRFQNALRAEVPGGDDVTAELDRLLTVPASGGIPGLLRDEGTWWQMREYFVHRSIYHHKEADPVAWVIPRLRGRAKAGLVAIEFDEFGGGHADRIHARLYADLMRGAGLDQGYLHYLDVVPAPMLALVDMMSLFGLHRSLRGAIVGHFAAVEITSSPASRRMVEALHRFSAHPDCIRFYSEHVTADAVHEQVVRRDVLDDLLTREPELAESVVFGIQATDFLEDRWADAVLDHWRAGESSLRTTDR, from the coding sequence ATGGTCGATACTCTCTCTCCGAGCGAAGGCGCTGTCCGCGCGCTACCGCTACCGCTACCCCGAGGCCCGCTCTCGGCGGCGCTGACGGAACTGCTGCGCAACGCACCGGGCCGACCGGTACCCGAGGTGTCCGGCGATCTCGACCCGTACGGCGACGATTTCCAGCTCACCCTGCACACCTGCTACGAACTGCACTATCAGGGTTTCCGGGACGTGGCCCCGGACTGGGAATGGGACCCCGGGCTGCTGGGACTGCGCGCGGAGCTCGAACACCGATTCCAGAACGCACTGCGGGCCGAGGTACCCGGTGGGGACGACGTCACGGCCGAACTGGACCGATTGCTCACCGTCCCCGCTTCCGGCGGTATACCGGGCCTGTTGCGCGACGAGGGCACCTGGTGGCAGATGCGCGAATACTTCGTCCACCGCTCGATCTACCACCACAAGGAAGCAGATCCGGTGGCCTGGGTGATCCCGCGGCTGCGCGGTCGGGCGAAGGCAGGGCTGGTCGCGATCGAATTCGACGAGTTCGGCGGCGGCCACGCTGATCGTATCCACGCCCGCCTCTACGCCGATCTGATGCGCGGCGCCGGACTGGACCAGGGTTACCTGCACTATCTGGACGTGGTGCCCGCGCCCATGCTCGCGCTGGTCGACATGATGTCGCTGTTCGGTCTGCACCGGTCGCTACGTGGTGCGATCGTGGGTCATTTCGCGGCGGTCGAGATCACCTCCTCACCCGCCTCCCGACGCATGGTCGAGGCGCTGCACCGCTTCTCCGCCCATCCCGACTGCATACGGTTCTACAGCGAGCACGTCACCGCCGACGCGGTCCACGAACAGGTGGTACGCCGCGATGTGCTCGACGATCTGCTCACCAGGGAGCCCGAACTGGCCGAATCGGTGGTCTTCGGGATCCAGGCCACCGACTTCCTCGAAGACCGGTGGGCCGATGCTGTACTCGATCATTGGCGCGCGGGCGAGAGTTCGCTGCGGACCACGGATCGGTGA